A segment of the Acidimicrobiales bacterium genome:
GGGACGGGCTCAGGCCACGAGGGCGAGCGCGGCCGACCGGAACACCGCGGTGTGGAGGTCGACGTCAGCGGTGGTGTGCGACGAGGAGAAGAGCGCCATGTTGTGGAACGGCGTGAGCAGGATGCCGCGGTTCAGGCACCACAGGTGGAGGAGGGCGTCGAGCTCGTGGTCGACCGCGGCGGCGGCCTCGGCGCCGTTGCGGGGCGGCGGGCAGAACCAGTACTCGGCCCGGCAGCCCAGCCGCTGGACGCTCCAGGGGAGGCCGAGGTCGTCGATGACGCCCCGGACGCCCGCCGCCCACCGCTCGGCGAGGGGGATCGCCACCGCGAAGTCGTCGTCGCGCAGCGCGCCGGACAGCGTGGCCCGCATGGCCGCCAGCGCCAGCGCGCCGGCCGTGAGGGTGCCGCCGATGCCGCTCACGTCGATGCCCTCGTCGTGCACCAGGGCGCGCAGCCCCTCGGCGACGGTGCCCGTCATGCCGTACGCGGCTGCGGGTACGCCCCCGCCGATGGGCTTGCCGATGGTCAGCAGGTCGGGGTGCAGGCCCCATGCCGCCGTCGCCCCGCCCGGTCCGGCACAGATGGTGTGGGTCTCGTCGATCACGAGCAGGGTGCCGGTCGCCGAGCAGCAGGCGCGCAGCCCGTCGTGGAAGCCGGCGTCGGGCAGCACGATGCCGATGTTCGTGAGCGCGGGCTCGGTGAGCACGCAGGCCACGTCGCCCTCGGCCAGGGCGGCCTCCACCGCGGCCAGGTCGTTGAACTGGACGACCCTGGTGGTGAGGGCCGGATCGCACGGCGGCCCGGCGCTGGCCGGCCGGGAGAGGGTGCGCCCCCCGGGCCCCATGGTCACGAGGGTCTCGTCGACGGTGCCGTGGTAGCACCAGTCGAACACCAGGACCTTCGGTCGCCCGGTGAGGTGCCGGGCGAGGCGGAGCGCGAAGCGGTTGGCGTCGGTGGCCGTCATGGCCAGCTGCCACGTGGGCAGGCCGAACCGGCGGCT
Coding sequences within it:
- a CDS encoding aminotransferase class III-fold pyridoxal phosphate-dependent enzyme, which codes for MTSGSAPVDRNRLDVLMAAERQRFRDEHPRSAELAAAARDHLLGGVPMAWMTRWPGAFPVFAAAASGARVTDVDGHVYVDLALGDTGSMCGHALPFVAEAVAAQATKGLATMLPHPDAVWVGGELSRRFGLPTWQLAMTATDANRFALRLARHLTGRPKVLVFDWCYHGTVDETLVTMGPGGRTLSRPASAGPPCDPALTTRVVQFNDLAAVEAALAEGDVACVLTEPALTNIGIVLPDAGFHDGLRACCSATGTLLVIDETHTICAGPGGATAAWGLHPDLLTIGKPIGGGVPAAAYGMTGTVAEGLRALVHDEGIDVSGIGGTLTAGALALAAMRATLSGALRDDDFAVAIPLAERWAAGVRGVIDDLGLPWSVQRLGCRAEYWFCPPPRNGAEAAAAVDHELDALLHLWCLNRGILLTPFHNMALFSSSHTTADVDLHTAVFRSAALALVA